TGTCGTGTGACATGTCAAGAGAGATTGGGTCACAAGCATATTTGAGctaattgtatttttccctttaggtTTCCTTTGAGTTgatgtaaacttttttttttttttttttgaatgagtTGATGTAAACTGATTATTGGTTTTGAGCCTCagttatgcatttatttatttgggtttttatttttaataaaacattagTCAAGAGATTTAATATCTAAATGTCTTATTATTTGGAGATGATTGGGTTTAAGAATTAAAATAGCTTTGGACTCTTGGATTTAATTCCTAAAGGCTTAAAGAGAACTAGGGCCAATGGGttaaaacccaaacccaagccTTGGGCTTGTAGAAAGTAGGGCTAGGAGAAACTAAGAGGCACATGGCTTGTGGCTAGTTCTCTTTGTTTCTACTCGCGTAGGACTCTGGAAGACTTTTTCCCCACCTCTCCAAGTATTCTCAAATTTAGAAATAGAGGTGTCATAGAAAAGCAAAATCACAATTCAATAAACACAAGAGAGTGTTGAGAGAAATatgcaagaaagaaaaatattttctctcaaATCTTTTGCTTCTAATTATTCTCTAGTTCTTGAGAATTGTGAGACCACACATGTTTAGTTATCAAAGAGAAGATCCAATAGAGGAATTAATTCTTCAAGAACTTAAGAAGAACATGGAAAACAAGAAATCACGTTCTAATCATTGTTCAATATAGAGGAAGGTTTTTATCCATAAGTATATAGAAGTACACCCCATGTTTAGGATATGCTGAATTATCATGTAAGTAACACATAGTTGTGTTCTAATTTTAATCTAGCCATCTACCCTACTAATGTGACAATACCtaactttttgatttttttttcttcctaacaaggactaattaaaatttaaaaggctgagataattatgagataaaagtTTACTCTTTATTATAATATAGTATTagattcatttttatttgtccGCCCTTTTATGGGTGTTAGAAAACCATGATTCTAAAGGTTTCTAACCAACAACACAGCCGTGGCTACAAAGCTCTTTTTCCTCTACCTCTACTATTGGCTCAAAGCTCCTCCATTTACCCCCATTCGACGTCGTCTTGAAAACGTGAACAACCGACTTGATTCTCGACACCTCCCCCTCTGCAGGCATTCGATAGCCTCCCATGAAGTAAAGGTCGGTCCCAATTGGTGCCATTGTAAGGTAAAGCCGCTGCTCATTTGTGGGCGTCGAAATCGGAAACGACATGTTTGTTGATCCTTCGACAACTTTCCATATGCTCAGCTCCTCATCGTACGCCTCAATATGACCCTTCCAAGAATTCAGGCAATCCCCGGAGCTAAATAGCTTCCCACCAACCCCTACAATTTGATTGGGTGGCACATCGAGTTGCCACATCCCCACAATCACTTTCCACCTGGCATCATCTGGTTCGTACACCTCAGCCGAACTCCGTTCCTTCGTGTCCCACGAATCTCCTCTCCCCGCAAACCCTCCCACCACGTGGACTCTCCCTTGCCATGTCATCCCGACACATTTGTACCTCAACGTGCTCATGTTCGGCAGAGCTTCCCACGTGTCCAGCACCGGGTCGTACACCTCCGCCGACGATATCCCCCTCGCGCTACCCAATGCGCATTGTCCGCCGGCGACGTAAATTTTGTTGCCGCACACGGTGCATGCAAAATCAAACCGCGGCGTCGTGAGTGGCGCGCACTTGAACCACGCACCATCGCGAACGTCGTAACGTAGCACGGACGAGAGGACTTCAAGATCAAGTTCAACGACATCGTCGTTGCCGGCGGCGGCATTCATTTTATTGCAAAGGCGGCCGCCGATGATGAAGATTGAGCCGCCGACGGCAACCATTGAAAACCCTTTGAGAATATTGTTTTCGACGAGTCCCGGAACTCTGCTAACATGATGCCATGCATTGTTTGAGGGATTGAAGCACTCAATCCAGTTGGACATGTTTGTGGCTGGTGATGGATTCTTAGAGCAAAACGACACATAGATTCGACGTTTGGTGGAAAGGGAAGCCATGGATTAGTTGAAGTGGAAGCGGGGGAATTTGGGTGGTGGGGAGGTGGGTGAAGATATATAGTGGGAGGCAAGCGGCGAATACAAAGAGATTTATGGAGCTAAAATCTAAggattttcttgttcatcatcTGCCTCGTTGTATGTTCAAGATTCTGAATTTGTTTCTGCttttttgtgattatattaaaaattattggCCCAAgatatattactttttttggGTCGTGGAATCTAAGGAATGGAAATGGGCCAAGAAAAGAATAGATATTGCTCTTAATGGGCCCTTTGGGTTGCACATCGAAAATGAACCAGCATTACTGTAGATAGAATAGGTGAAGTGGATGGGATTCATTTTCCcgtttaaattttgttttgttgtttttaataGAGTTTATGATATcatcttatttaaattttttaaataattcgACAATATATACACTATTTAATTTGAACTATAAAAATGAATCATCTCTAttccatttaaaatgaaaaagaaaacggAGAGAGGGTCTTGATAAATATGAGCCAGAGATGGTTGTGGAGCTAATGATGAAGAGACGGTTATAAACTTTCACTTCATTCTAAAgttaagaagaaagaaagtggtTCGTGCTAGCTGGAGTGTGAATCTCTCGCGCTGGGTTTTCTTAGTCATTTTCTTGCTGGATCTTGCCATTGatgctgattttttttgttttgttcttgttttattgTATTATCATAGCGTTTGAGCTGAGGGGGGATAGTTTCGATGTGAAGGGTTTGTCTCACGACTAGGTCAATAAAGCTTGTTTATTTAGTTTGTTCAGAGtaaattttccctttaaatgaAGTATGCACATAGGTTGGATCGGAGGAGGTATATACGATTTTGACTATTGGATTTTTAGCATATCTACAATATTGCAGTTTTCATAGCTTTTAGCTATGTTCCTTTGTAAGagctttacgcttttaatatcTTATTATAGAATGAAGATAAAAgaattcccttaaaaaaaaaaaaaaaaatgttaagaaacTCGTAGGAGTATTCTTGTTCCCCATTAACATcctaaattaattatatcaataaaacactatttattttgtttggaatcAAACGATTAATAAATGTGGCAAAATAATTGAAACGACCAAAACCTAAATCAAacgataaaaagaaatatatgtgGCAGGGACTTAACATGGAAGAAACATTACGAGCCACAAATTTGCTAGCGGACAGGAGCATGACGCATGCATGCCTGTCCGTCCAAATGAATTCATTGCAATAATTTCGTACAAGTACGAAGATGCACAAAAATTTGTGTGTCAGCATTGGAGTTTGCATCCAGTcgctttcaattttattttattttttttattttggtaagaATTCAATTTTAGTTTAGATACACGATAAACTAGTGATATTTGAGCGCTGAGTGAAGTAtgctttataatattttttttttaatattattattttaatattttttaatattattttttataaagtacACAAACATAAGCACTGTTTATTCACGTTGATGTGCTATATATCACTACTCCACTAGATATACCATATAAATATCTCATAAAGTAGTACAAATATCTCTTAAAGTGAACTtgtcggattttttttttttattaattgacaAAACAATCGAATGGGATAAAATGCTCCTTACAATGCTAAatatacaatttgaaatctcTATAACTCAAATAATATCTAAGACATATACAATAGTTTATGGAACAAATCACATCTCTAGCCGCTACTTGGTTATTGATTTTCGGGCTTCTTCATCTATGCTACAAGTGCATTTCGAAATGCAATTCCCTTTACTGCCTCTAGGCCCTCTACCATTGTGAAAATTCTTTTATATGCCTGAAAACTTATCTGCATCGGTCAATGATTTACTCTCAGAAAAGAaccagaagaaaacaaaagacaaactGGAAACTCAATACTGTTACTCTTAAGTGTttgtataaacaaaatcttaGAAAACAACTAAATTTTCACCCTATAGATGGCTATTGAAACcaaatctagagagaagaaacaaacccaaaaacGAATATAAAGAAACAGAAACatacatgagaaaataaaatagaaacaaaaccCACATAACAGAAAACATCGGCGGACGGCAAGGCGAGAGGTGACTGATGGGGAGATGCATGTCATGTTGGGTTTGGTGTAGGAAAGTAGATCTATCTTCGAAAGATTTCGAATTGAGAACATTGACAGATCTAGTGAGAGATACAATAGAGATGATGGAAAATCGGTGTTGATTGTGGTGAGGGTGATATGTCGGATAGGGCCTCAAAAGAGGCGGATAACATTTCCGATGAAGTAAAGTAGGGTCTCAAAAGAGGTGAATAAAAAGACCTCTAAAGAGGCAAGAAGCGGAGGAGGAGGAAGGAAGAAGGGAGGTGGAGGATGATAGCTCCCGTTGGGGGCTAGACCCTAgaaccattttgtttttttggatgtatcattatttatgaatttattcaACAGCGTGAACCGTTACGTGAGACTTGCTTTTTTAAACGTGCCAGAGTTTGATAGCCATccattgtaaaaaaatatatatacatatacaaaatCAATTCACACCAATTTTAATAAGCTTTcatgttgtaaaaaaatattcttagaGCTCTATGtaatatacaaaaataacaaataagtttATGCACCAAAcattcatctaattttttttgatagaaacCGTCAAATAACAAAACATATTATGGGAGTCATGATATGTTATTAGACGGAAGTTGGGTACAGagacctatttgttatttttatatacaacAATGGCCGTTCAGAACATTTTTATACCGCATGAAGCATTTTGTAAATTGGTGTAATCACATTGGctaatttgacatttttccaaaaaaaaaaaaaaaaaaggttatattgGTAGGATGTTTGTGTGGTATATAAGATGTTCGGAATAAACATGTTGCCCCAAGGCCCCCATccacataaagagaaaaaagaaaaagaaaaaagaacaatcaAAGCTGTTCCGCACTAGCCTTTCTGAGTGCTCGACATCATACAAATATCTCATAAAGTAAATGTGTTAGAGTTTGACAGTcattcattgttaaaaaaaaaaaaaaaaaaaatcaatcattttggTTACACCAATTTTAATAAGCTTTCATATggtacaaaaataacaaatagatcTCTGTATCAAAGATCcatctaatttttttggtagaaattGTCAAATAACAAACACGTATTATGAGTATCATGATCATAATATGATTAGNNNNNNNNNNNNNNNNNNNNNNNNNNNNNNNNNNNNNNNNNNNNNNNNNNNNNNNNNNNNNNNNNNNNNNNNNNNNNNNNNNNNNNNNNNNNNNNNNNNNtatatatatatatatatatatatatatataaactaagtaatagataattaattataaatctcataattattaaaaccttaaaattgcatttatatttaagtgttagagaatgaaaaattctagacccttcgtgatgaaagagaaagatagagcaatcattaaaaagacctcgatttaattagagcagatccaaacgaaaggaagaagaatcaagcagaaactattgagggagattgcgaaaggcataaactattgatgaatcaaacagaccaAAACACTAGcactacatgtctggtgagtgagagtgagagagtgggaaatgagagttcaggtggaagatccgttgtgactggtgagggggattgagagagagacgttaaaaaaatattttttttataggggGCGTTGTCTCAATGCAGTAtaaatgcaacctgttaacttgtcccacattgttaagaaaatatcaatctccaagtttgcttatttataaaaggatgcatatcctctctctttgaaaccaaatgccttgctgtattgacttaGGCTCCATACTCAACTAGCCAGGCTAAGTAAATattcatatgcaaactaacttcttaagccgtttaagagtacttgaagttaaaaaaaaaaattaaaacaaaaacattaaatataagagccagctcgcgagctggctcggctcgacttattattagctcgagctcgagtaaaatttaaacgagccaagcttgaacaagggaagctcgctcaagctcggctcgtttacacccatAGTGTTCTCTCACTCtagttgaatattattttataaaaaaataaaaaagaaagtagccCCTTATTGAgttatttctctcattttgtttttataaaataatatctacttaaaattaagaaaatacgAGGAAAgcacctaatatatatatatataaagtaacttatataaaaaaccatttaaaacaCAACATGTCAGCTAAGATGAAACAGGTGTGATAAATAAGTTTgaagaataacattactcaaaataagaaaataaatatgagtaatgctatttttgtttttcattttttggacatgtccacataaAGAAAGGGGGatggaggattcgaactagtgacctcctcttcatgagacgtggtacacagccgattgagttacatCTTAGGAACAAGTAATGCTAATCAGTAGATGATTGTTATCCAACTGGCAACTACCATAcaaacagtaaaaattaactt
This window of the Corylus avellana chromosome ca5, CavTom2PMs-1.0 genome carries:
- the LOC132181724 gene encoding uncharacterized protein LOC132181724, translating into MASLSTKRRIYVSFCSKNPSPATNMSNWIECFNPSNNAWHHVSRVPGLVENNILKGFSMVAVGGSIFIIGGRLCNKMNAAAGNDDVVELDLEVLSSVLRYDVRDGAWFKCAPLTTPRFDFACTVCGNKIYVAGGQCALGSARGISSAEVYDPVLDTWEALPNMSTLRYKCVGMTWQGRVHVVGGFAGRGDSWDTKERSSAEVYEPDDARWKVIVGMWQLDVPPNQIVGVGGKLFSSGDCLNSWKGHIEAYDEELSIWKVVEGSTNMSFPISTPTNEQRLYLTMAPIGTDLYFMGGYRMPAEGEVSRIKSVVHVFKTTSNGGKWRSFEPIVEVEEKELCSHGCVVG